The following proteins are co-located in the Streptomyces sp. NBC_00435 genome:
- a CDS encoding alkaline phosphatase D family protein produces the protein MAAMRLGPLLRHVDWDTGDSATIWIEADRPCTAEVRCADGSGGSVRTFQIAGHHYALIPVTGLTPDSTTAYEVFLDGRRVWPLPDSPFPPSTITTPRTGRLGPAGAPALRLTFGSCRQAAPPASRRGPHGPDALDTLAAQLAADAEAVRPDVLLLLGDQVYADQLSRSTRQWLAARRDLREAPGAQVADFEEYTRLYYESWLDPEIRWLLSTVPSLHIFDDHDVIDDWNTSAAWVAQMRATPWWRERVLSGLMSYWVYQHLGNLSPAELAADALYGAVRETPDGTDALRAFAASADADPATVRWSYRRDFGRSRLLMVDTRAARVLEEDGRAMLDPAEQQWLRDNALAGHGSYDHLLIGSSLPWLLPPLVHDAEVWNAALCRGERGPRWARIGEDLRRRSDLEHWAAFPASFAALSDLVEEVGTGPRAPATVCVLSGDVHHAYVAEPRIPSTARVFQLTCSPVHNSIHTAVKWGFRLGWSRLGRWLGRGFSRHGRTGRPPLSWRRTGGPWFGNQLMTLALSGRSARLRLDQARKGPRLVTVLDRDLTPAPQEGGRPGSERG, from the coding sequence ATGGCCGCAATGCGCCTGGGACCGCTGCTGCGCCACGTCGACTGGGACACGGGAGACTCCGCCACGATATGGATCGAGGCGGACCGCCCCTGCACCGCCGAGGTGCGCTGTGCCGACGGCTCCGGCGGCAGCGTCCGCACCTTCCAGATCGCCGGCCACCACTACGCCCTGATCCCCGTCACCGGCCTCACCCCGGACTCCACCACGGCGTACGAGGTGTTCCTCGACGGCCGCCGCGTCTGGCCGCTGCCCGACAGCCCCTTCCCGCCGAGCACCATCACCACCCCGCGCACGGGCAGGCTCGGCCCCGCGGGCGCCCCCGCCCTGCGCCTGACCTTCGGCTCCTGCCGCCAGGCCGCCCCGCCGGCCAGCCGCCGCGGGCCGCACGGCCCCGACGCGCTCGACACCCTCGCCGCGCAGCTGGCCGCCGACGCGGAGGCGGTGCGGCCCGACGTCCTGCTGCTCCTGGGCGACCAGGTGTACGCGGACCAGCTGTCCCGCTCCACCCGCCAGTGGCTGGCGGCCCGGCGGGACCTGCGCGAGGCACCCGGCGCCCAGGTCGCGGACTTCGAGGAGTACACCCGGCTCTACTACGAGTCCTGGCTCGATCCGGAGATCCGCTGGCTGCTCTCCACCGTCCCGAGCCTGCACATATTCGACGACCACGACGTCATCGACGACTGGAACACCAGCGCCGCCTGGGTGGCGCAGATGCGCGCCACCCCGTGGTGGCGGGAGCGGGTGCTCAGCGGGCTGATGTCGTACTGGGTGTACCAGCACCTGGGCAACCTCTCCCCCGCCGAACTGGCGGCCGACGCGCTGTACGGGGCGGTCCGCGAGACCCCCGACGGCACCGACGCGCTACGGGCCTTCGCGGCCTCGGCGGACGCCGACCCGGCCACGGTGCGATGGAGCTACCGCCGCGACTTCGGCCGGTCCCGGCTACTGATGGTCGACACCCGGGCGGCCCGCGTGCTCGAGGAGGACGGGCGGGCCATGCTCGACCCGGCGGAGCAGCAGTGGCTCCGCGACAACGCCCTGGCCGGGCACGGGAGTTACGACCACCTCCTCATCGGGTCGTCGCTGCCGTGGCTGCTGCCGCCGCTCGTCCACGACGCGGAGGTCTGGAATGCCGCGCTGTGCCGCGGGGAGCGCGGCCCGCGGTGGGCCAGGATCGGGGAGGACCTGCGGCGGCGCAGCGACCTGGAGCACTGGGCGGCGTTCCCGGCCTCGTTCGCGGCGCTCAGCGACCTCGTGGAGGAGGTGGGCACGGGCCCCCGGGCTCCTGCGACGGTGTGCGTGCTGTCGGGGGACGTGCACCACGCGTATGTGGCCGAGCCCCGAATACCCAGTACGGCCCGGGTGTTCCAGCTGACGTGCTCGCCCGTGCACAACTCCATCCACACCGCCGTGAAGTGGGGCTTCAGGTTGGGCTGGTCGCGGTTGGGCCGGTGGCTGGGCCGGGGCTTCTCCCGGCACGGCCGGACGGGCCGGCCCCCGCTCAGCTGGCGGCGTACGGGCGGCCCGTGGTTCGGCAACCAGCTCATGACGCTCGCACTGTCGGGCCGCTCCGCGCGGCTGCGCCTGGACCAGGCCCGCAAGGGTCCGCGCCTGGTGACGGTCCTGGACCGGGACCTCACGCCTGCGCCCCAGGAAGGCGGGCGGCCCGGTTCGGAGCGGGGGTGA
- a CDS encoding DedA family protein, producing MFETLGSLTSSPWIYALVALSILLDVFLPVLPSGVLVITAAAAAAAAGAAGPVPVEARVPDILALLVTAVTASVLGDMAAYRLARRGGARLDRAIARSRRLTRAHERLGTALARGGGALVVIARFAPAGRSVVSLGAGKTQRKVKEFLPWSVLAAIAWAGYSIALGYFGTQWLGTTWLGTAVSVIALFAAGALAALVVRRPTPAPAA from the coding sequence TTGTTTGAGACTCTGGGCTCGCTGACTTCGAGCCCATGGATCTACGCCCTCGTGGCGCTGTCCATCCTGCTCGACGTCTTCCTGCCGGTACTGCCGAGCGGGGTGCTGGTGATCACCGCGGCAGCGGCCGCGGCGGCCGCCGGAGCGGCGGGACCGGTGCCCGTAGAGGCGCGGGTCCCGGACATCCTGGCGCTGCTGGTGACGGCCGTCACCGCCTCGGTGCTGGGAGACATGGCCGCGTACCGGCTGGCCCGGCGCGGCGGCGCCCGGCTCGACCGGGCCATCGCCCGCTCGCGCCGGCTCACCCGCGCCCACGAGCGCCTGGGCACCGCCCTCGCGCGCGGCGGCGGCGCCCTCGTGGTGATCGCCCGCTTCGCCCCGGCCGGCCGCTCGGTGGTCTCCCTCGGCGCGGGCAAGACCCAGCGCAAGGTCAAGGAGTTCCTGCCCTGGTCGGTCCTGGCCGCCATCGCCTGGGCCGGGTACAGCATCGCCCTCGGCTACTTCGGCACCCAGTGGCTCGGCACCACCTGGCTCGGCACCGCCGTCTCCGTGATCGCCCTGTTCGCCGCCGGCGCCCTGGCAGCCCTGGTAGTCCGCCGCCCCACCCCCGCCCCGGCAGCCTGA
- a CDS encoding universal stress protein, protein MDQSPRPVIAAVDGSANGNRALEWAISQALMVGAPLRIAHARLYMNSIGSALSGAFEEPGQDDDPVLIRVRESLEGRAGLPPIEYASHPGAPDTVLPALGEGAQLMVLGSRGRGGFASLLLGSNGIACAGRAACPVVVVPRADPPVRDPHGKVVLGLNSASPDDSTTWFAFREAARRGARLDVVVAHAWPGRTFTVAGAIGSTAAHEETASAHEVAALAAAHLRPHAERFPEVAVEQVSAPGDAAGHLVAASRAADLIVVGRHRKRPFSPRLGSVTNAVLLHTGCPVAVVPLEEDAVPAAA, encoded by the coding sequence ATGGACCAGAGCCCGCGCCCCGTGATCGCCGCCGTCGACGGCTCCGCGAACGGCAACCGGGCCCTGGAATGGGCCATCTCCCAGGCCCTGATGGTCGGGGCCCCGCTGCGCATCGCGCACGCCCGCCTCTACATGAACTCCATCGGCTCGGCCCTTTCCGGCGCCTTCGAGGAGCCGGGCCAGGACGACGACCCCGTACTCATCCGGGTCCGCGAGTCCCTCGAGGGCCGCGCCGGGCTCCCCCCGATCGAGTACGCCTCCCACCCCGGCGCCCCCGACACGGTGCTGCCCGCCCTCGGCGAGGGCGCCCAGCTGATGGTCCTCGGCTCGCGCGGCCGCGGTGGCTTCGCCAGCCTCCTCCTCGGCTCGAACGGCATCGCCTGCGCCGGCCGCGCCGCCTGCCCCGTGGTGGTCGTCCCGCGCGCCGATCCGCCCGTGCGCGACCCGCACGGGAAGGTCGTACTCGGTCTGAACAGCGCGTCCCCCGACGACAGCACCACCTGGTTCGCCTTCCGCGAGGCGGCCCGGCGCGGGGCCCGTCTCGACGTCGTCGTCGCGCACGCCTGGCCCGGCCGCACCTTCACCGTCGCGGGTGCGATCGGCTCGACGGCCGCCCACGAGGAGACGGCCTCCGCCCACGAGGTCGCCGCGCTGGCGGCGGCGCACCTGCGCCCGCACGCCGAACGGTTCCCGGAGGTGGCGGTCGAGCAGGTGTCGGCGCCGGGCGACGCGGCCGGCCACCTGGTCGCGGCCTCCCGGGCCGCTGACCTGATCGTCGTCGGCCGCCACCGCAAGCGCCCGTTCTCCCCGCGCCTGGGGTCCGTCACCAACGCGGTGCTGCTCCACACCGGCTGCCCGGTCGCGGTGGTCCCCCTGGAGGAGGACGCCGTCCCGGCAGCCGCCTGA
- a CDS encoding DUF2277 domain-containing protein produces MCRSIKTLRPPSIPEKATEEEIRAAALQYVRKVSGFRAPAAHNQEVFAAAVDAVAEATRDLLDGLQVRGAAVAG; encoded by the coding sequence ATGTGCCGATCCATTAAGACGCTGCGCCCGCCCTCGATCCCGGAGAAGGCCACCGAGGAGGAGATCAGGGCCGCGGCCCTGCAGTACGTACGCAAGGTGTCCGGGTTCAGGGCACCGGCCGCCCACAACCAGGAGGTCTTTGCGGCCGCCGTCGACGCGGTCGCGGAGGCGACCCGGGACCTCCTGGACGGGCTCCAGGTCAGGGGGGCGGCCGTGGCGGGGTAG
- a CDS encoding RNA polymerase sigma factor, protein MATQELLDLLAPYVGRLCGPIALQDGPDATQEALIVIFRSIGQLREPAALFGWARVIAVREAVRIARAGARTVPDPLGEVPARDDPQLATDVRDVLERLTPAHRAVLVLRDLEGLDEHSVSALLGVPEPTVRTRLFRARRNFRKAWER, encoded by the coding sequence ATGGCGACCCAGGAGCTCCTGGACCTCCTCGCCCCCTACGTCGGACGGCTGTGCGGCCCGATCGCGCTCCAGGACGGGCCGGACGCCACCCAGGAGGCGCTGATCGTGATCTTCCGTTCCATCGGCCAACTGCGGGAGCCCGCGGCACTGTTCGGCTGGGCGCGGGTGATCGCCGTACGGGAGGCGGTCCGGATCGCCCGCGCGGGGGCCCGGACCGTACCGGACCCGCTCGGCGAGGTCCCCGCGCGGGACGACCCGCAGCTCGCCACCGACGTCCGTGACGTACTGGAACGACTCACCCCCGCGCACCGTGCCGTGCTGGTCCTGCGCGATCTGGAGGGGCTGGACGAACATTCCGTCAGCGCGCTCCTCGGCGTACCCGAACCCACCGTACGGACCCGGCTCTTCCGGGCCCGCCGCAACTTCCGGAAGGCGTGGGAACGTTGA
- a CDS encoding PadR family transcriptional regulator, whose amino-acid sequence MSLRHALLGLLTERPASGYDLLKRFETSLATVWPATQSQMYGELSKLADAGMISVSAEGPRGRKEYTLTPEGLAELRHWLTATKPQRNTRSDVLLRVFFLGVLTPEQARGYLTELVDLSEQEYESLHRLDESIDWGEDPLSVHGKIALEYGLRFNAMRREWAKWAADQIK is encoded by the coding sequence ATGAGCCTTCGACACGCCCTCCTCGGTCTCCTCACAGAGCGCCCGGCCAGTGGATACGACCTGCTCAAGCGCTTCGAAACCTCCCTGGCCACCGTCTGGCCGGCGACCCAGAGCCAGATGTACGGAGAGCTGTCCAAGCTCGCCGACGCCGGGATGATCAGCGTCTCGGCGGAAGGCCCGCGCGGCCGCAAGGAGTACACCCTCACCCCCGAGGGCCTGGCCGAACTGCGCCACTGGCTGACAGCGACCAAGCCGCAGCGCAACACCCGCAGCGATGTCCTGCTACGAGTCTTCTTCCTCGGCGTGCTCACCCCTGAGCAGGCGCGCGGCTACCTCACCGAGCTGGTGGACCTGTCCGAGCAGGAGTACGAGAGCCTGCACCGGCTGGACGAGTCCATCGACTGGGGCGAGGACCCCCTGTCGGTCCACGGCAAGATCGCCCTGGAGTACGGCCTGCGCTTCAACGCCATGCGCCGCGAATGGGCCAAGTGGGCAGCCGACCAGATCAAATAA
- a CDS encoding nuclease-related domain-containing protein: MDELKVTTWQRYGHDRLYVNLPDGTVVAWMDRKTGEIRVLRTEYQDAARAVLGRPAPPAPSPVPAALPGDGIRLRSPLLTPENDLAKNRPGEELRHRLATSGPGMWERVIAWALRRQTDEDSWRTGLVGERRVGRELERLERQGWRVLHSIPLPRQVDIDHLLIGPGGVFTINTKRHPQKRVWVGDDMAKVDGGKAHPYAVKSRAEAERARKVLARYCDFDVPVQPVLVFVDVLKLDVVPTQLGLRVFREREVSALGPLAGVLAPAQVEHIYDVARDRRSWADA, translated from the coding sequence GTGGACGAGTTGAAGGTGACCACGTGGCAGCGGTACGGACATGATCGTCTCTATGTGAACCTGCCTGACGGGACGGTGGTCGCCTGGATGGACCGCAAGACTGGCGAGATCAGGGTCTTACGTACCGAGTACCAGGATGCTGCTCGCGCTGTGTTGGGCCGACCTGCTCCTCCGGCTCCCTCTCCGGTTCCGGCCGCGTTGCCCGGTGATGGCATCCGTCTTCGGTCGCCTCTACTCACGCCAGAGAACGACCTCGCGAAGAATCGGCCCGGTGAGGAGCTGCGGCACCGCCTCGCCACGTCAGGTCCTGGGATGTGGGAGCGCGTGATTGCGTGGGCGCTTCGACGTCAGACGGATGAAGACTCCTGGCGTACGGGGCTGGTCGGCGAACGCCGGGTGGGGCGGGAACTTGAGCGGCTGGAACGCCAGGGATGGCGTGTGCTGCACTCGATTCCGTTGCCGCGCCAAGTGGACATCGATCACTTGCTGATTGGGCCCGGCGGGGTTTTCACGATCAACACCAAGCGGCACCCCCAGAAGCGGGTCTGGGTGGGGGACGACATGGCGAAGGTCGATGGCGGCAAGGCCCACCCTTATGCGGTGAAGAGTCGGGCGGAAGCCGAACGCGCGCGCAAGGTCTTGGCGAGGTACTGCGACTTCGACGTGCCCGTGCAACCGGTCCTGGTGTTTGTCGACGTGCTCAAGCTTGATGTGGTCCCCACACAGCTCGGCCTCCGAGTCTTTCGGGAGCGTGAGGTGTCTGCCCTGGGTCCCCTGGCCGGTGTGCTCGCACCAGCTCAGGTCGAGCACATCTATGACGTCGCCAGGGATCGTCGATCATGGGCCGACGCGTGA
- a CDS encoding NUDIX hydrolase yields MLLYMSTGSPQAKSTPLHSVSVAGAVLREDGRLLAIRRADNGNWELPGGVLELAESPEAGVRREVLEETGIEVEVDELTGVYKNTDRGIVALVFRCKPSGGTERTSEESTAVAWLTPEEVAEQMSEVFAIRLLDALDDAGPHVRSHDGRQLISAP; encoded by the coding sequence ATGCTCCTGTACATGAGTACGGGTTCCCCGCAGGCCAAGTCAACGCCACTGCACTCCGTGTCCGTAGCCGGGGCAGTGCTGCGCGAGGACGGCCGGCTCCTGGCGATCCGTCGCGCGGACAACGGGAATTGGGAACTGCCGGGCGGAGTCCTCGAACTCGCCGAGTCCCCGGAGGCCGGCGTACGCCGCGAGGTCCTGGAGGAGACGGGCATCGAGGTCGAGGTGGATGAGCTGACCGGCGTCTACAAGAACACGGATCGGGGCATCGTGGCTCTGGTCTTCCGCTGCAAGCCGTCCGGCGGCACCGAGCGCACGTCGGAGGAATCGACCGCGGTCGCGTGGCTCACCCCGGAAGAGGTGGCCGAGCAGATGTCCGAGGTCTTCGCGATCCGCCTCCTGGATGCTCTGGACGACGCAGGCCCTCACGTCCGCAGCCACGACGGTAGACAGCTAATCTCGGCGCCGTGA
- a CDS encoding GntR family transcriptional regulator, which produces MGTAAGGGRAAVPRYVQIAEDIVQQIRAGVLSAGDMVPSESELVERYGVAGGTIRKAMVEVRASGLVETRHGKGSIVKARPPVRHRSSDRFRRTHRQEGRAAYLAESAQSGAEAKVSVLFIGPMEAPEEIATRLGVTSGTQVLARRRLYFRNGTPVETATSYLPWDVVKDIPELFSENPGPGGIYARLEDHGHVFAEYVETLQARPAAKAEATELSLTPGAPVVHLLRDAVTDEGRVVEVCDTLMAADQFVFEYRIPARD; this is translated from the coding sequence ATGGGAACCGCAGCAGGAGGTGGCAGGGCCGCCGTGCCTCGGTACGTGCAGATCGCCGAAGACATCGTTCAGCAGATCCGGGCCGGGGTGCTGAGCGCCGGCGACATGGTGCCGAGTGAGTCGGAGCTCGTGGAGCGCTACGGCGTCGCGGGCGGGACGATCCGCAAGGCCATGGTGGAGGTCCGGGCGAGCGGGCTCGTGGAGACCCGGCACGGCAAGGGCTCGATTGTGAAGGCTCGGCCACCAGTACGTCACCGGTCCTCGGACCGGTTCCGGCGCACACACAGGCAGGAAGGCAGGGCTGCTTACCTCGCCGAGTCCGCCCAGTCCGGAGCCGAGGCCAAGGTGAGCGTGCTGTTCATCGGCCCCATGGAGGCGCCGGAAGAGATCGCGACGCGGCTCGGCGTCACCTCGGGGACCCAGGTGCTGGCCCGCCGGCGGCTGTACTTCCGCAACGGGACGCCCGTGGAGACGGCTACCTCATACCTGCCGTGGGACGTCGTAAAGGACATCCCGGAGCTCTTCTCCGAGAACCCCGGCCCCGGCGGCATCTACGCGCGGCTGGAGGACCACGGCCACGTCTTCGCCGAGTACGTCGAGACGCTCCAGGCCCGCCCGGCGGCCAAGGCTGAGGCGACCGAGCTGTCGCTGACGCCCGGCGCTCCGGTGGTGCATCTGCTCCGCGACGCCGTTACGGACGAAGGACGTGTGGTCGAGGTCTGCGACACCCTCATGGCCGCTGACCAGTTCGTCTTCGAGTACCGGATCCCCGCGCGCGACTGA
- a CDS encoding SCO3933 family regulatory protein, with protein sequence MRQIPVDTSAAMVMVAQPPAVKIKDRRTGEIATDAETGAQMMTVDVLFAAYGEAEVLSVSVPAPGISGELVMGTPVALTGLVARPWENEFNGQKRHGISFRAVAVTSLVADASKPKAA encoded by the coding sequence GTGCGTCAGATTCCCGTCGACACCTCGGCCGCCATGGTGATGGTCGCCCAGCCCCCGGCCGTGAAGATCAAGGACCGCCGGACCGGTGAGATCGCGACCGATGCCGAGACCGGTGCCCAGATGATGACCGTGGACGTTCTGTTCGCCGCCTACGGAGAGGCCGAGGTCCTTTCGGTGTCCGTGCCGGCACCCGGCATCTCGGGTGAGCTGGTCATGGGTACCCCGGTGGCGCTGACCGGTCTGGTGGCCCGGCCGTGGGAGAACGAATTCAACGGCCAGAAGCGGCACGGCATCAGCTTCCGCGCCGTCGCGGTGACCTCGCTGGTCGCCGATGCCTCGAAGCCGAAGGCTGCCTGA
- a CDS encoding FtsK/SpoIIIE domain-containing protein yields the protein MNALTVTLLALVAIALVLRWLRPAWYWLTFGVTFAALRVLVRYRSVMEACGLTVPPSRWRLALARWSDRPVPESRAPRILRMRPTRTGLVLRLKLRPGQDAYDVTAATDRLRHSFALHNVTAREVKSSVIELRMTGYDVLKRVQMPALRDDRPMSVPVALREDGEVFRRDYLQVPHALNVGATQSGKSVYMRTLVAGLATQHVALVGIDCKNGVELAPLARRFTALADNPETAADLLAELVRYMARVYEIIRREQRISADTPDAEITANIWDLPKNLRPVPVVLLVDEVAELALWVTKEEEKRRDQIITDLVRLAQLGRAAGVYLEICGQRFGSELGKGITMLRAQLTGRSAHRVNDETSANMAFGDISPDAVLAAVQIPTARPGTAVVGDSSGGWVRIRTPHTTLRQAVNVCNANAHRTPDIGELAPFRPVLPAPVLTGKVLPKPTAASV from the coding sequence ATGAACGCCTTAACGGTCACGCTGCTGGCCCTCGTCGCCATCGCGCTCGTACTGCGGTGGCTGCGACCGGCCTGGTACTGGTTGACCTTCGGGGTCACCTTCGCCGCCCTGCGAGTCCTTGTCCGCTACCGGTCAGTGATGGAAGCCTGCGGGCTCACCGTCCCGCCCTCCCGGTGGCGCCTGGCCCTCGCCCGGTGGTCCGACCGTCCCGTCCCGGAGTCCCGGGCCCCGCGAATCCTTCGGATGCGGCCGACGCGGACCGGGCTGGTCCTGCGGCTCAAGCTCCGGCCCGGCCAGGATGCCTACGACGTCACTGCCGCCACGGACCGGCTGCGCCACTCCTTCGCTCTGCACAACGTGACCGCGCGGGAGGTCAAGTCCTCGGTGATCGAGCTGCGGATGACCGGGTACGACGTCCTCAAGCGGGTGCAGATGCCCGCCCTGCGCGATGACAGGCCAATGAGCGTCCCGGTGGCGCTGCGGGAGGACGGCGAGGTTTTCCGCCGTGACTACCTACAGGTACCCCATGCCCTGAACGTGGGGGCCACGCAGTCCGGGAAGTCCGTCTACATGCGCACCCTGGTGGCCGGCCTGGCTACTCAGCACGTTGCCCTCGTCGGCATCGACTGCAAGAACGGCGTGGAACTTGCCCCGCTGGCACGCCGCTTCACCGCGCTCGCCGACAACCCTGAAACCGCCGCCGATCTGCTGGCTGAACTCGTCCGCTACATGGCCCGCGTCTACGAGATCATCCGGCGCGAACAGCGGATCAGCGCCGACACCCCGGATGCCGAGATCACCGCCAACATCTGGGATCTACCCAAGAACCTTCGCCCCGTCCCTGTCGTACTCCTGGTCGATGAGGTCGCTGAACTCGCCCTCTGGGTCACCAAGGAGGAGGAGAAGCGGCGGGATCAGATCATCACCGACCTGGTGCGCCTCGCCCAGCTCGGCCGGGCCGCCGGCGTCTACCTGGAGATCTGCGGCCAGCGCTTCGGCTCCGAACTCGGCAAGGGGATCACCATGCTCCGAGCCCAGCTCACCGGCCGCTCCGCCCACCGCGTCAACGACGAGACGTCGGCCAACATGGCCTTCGGGGACATCTCCCCGGACGCCGTCCTCGCCGCCGTCCAAATCCCCACCGCCCGCCCCGGCACGGCTGTGGTCGGCGACTCCTCCGGCGGCTGGGTCCGAATCCGTACCCCGCACACCACGCTCCGGCAGGCCGTGAACGTCTGCAACGCGAACGCCCACCGCACACCGGACATCGGCGAACTTGCGCCCTTCCGGCCCGTGCTCCCCGCCCCCGTGCTGACCGGCAAGGTCCTGCCGAAGCCCACCGCGGCGAGCGTCTGA
- a CDS encoding DUF2637 domain-containing protein, translating to MLPKPRMDAVLVQAVIAGALSFAHLHDLAEAAGQSGWKAWAYPVSVDLLLVAAWRRLRLLRDAGEPVRSAWTWFTVALAASLGANVATAGLLDLGQVPAWLRILVAGWPALAFLGGTLLVHHAPAPAADPGPAPENEPTVIERETASAPVTEPEPVPALPAPVAEPVPVPAPLVEHARKLAADHLARTGTPLDTDTLRARLGVPAAMADAIATQLA from the coding sequence ATGCTCCCCAAGCCCCGCATGGACGCCGTCCTCGTACAAGCCGTGATCGCCGGGGCCCTGTCCTTCGCCCACCTCCACGACCTCGCCGAAGCTGCCGGACAGTCCGGCTGGAAGGCCTGGGCCTACCCCGTCAGCGTGGACCTGCTCCTCGTCGCCGCCTGGCGCCGACTCCGGCTCCTGCGGGACGCCGGGGAACCGGTCCGCTCGGCCTGGACCTGGTTCACCGTCGCCCTTGCCGCATCCCTCGGGGCGAACGTCGCCACCGCCGGACTCCTCGACCTCGGGCAGGTCCCCGCCTGGCTGCGGATCCTGGTCGCCGGATGGCCCGCCCTCGCCTTCCTCGGCGGAACCCTCCTCGTCCACCACGCACCCGCCCCGGCCGCCGATCCCGGCCCGGCACCGGAGAACGAGCCCACGGTCATCGAGCGCGAGACAGCCTCTGCGCCTGTCACCGAGCCGGAGCCCGTTCCGGCCCTACCGGCGCCCGTGGCTGAGCCGGTGCCCGTTCCGGCCCCGCTGGTCGAGCACGCCCGGAAGCTCGCCGCCGATCATCTGGCCCGCACCGGTACTCCGCTCGACACCGACACCCTTCGCGCCCGCCTCGGCGTACCGGCCGCCATGGCTGACGCGATCGCCACGCAACTCGCCTGA
- a CDS encoding mobile element transfer protein, with translation MPALDRFHSLMQIGPVQIGTYRDRYGRTKHAAVCTTDGCGWSVTNYTTSTAAQLAARSHRCRVS, from the coding sequence ATGCCCGCGCTCGATCGCTTCCACTCGCTCATGCAGATCGGCCCCGTCCAGATCGGCACCTACCGCGACCGCTACGGACGCACCAAGCACGCCGCGGTCTGCACCACCGACGGGTGCGGCTGGTCCGTCACCAACTACACGACCAGCACCGCCGCACAGCTCGCCGCCCGCTCCCACCGCTGCCGCGTCAGCTGA
- a CDS encoding SpdD-like protein, with translation MIRPKIPVNPLPTGLVAPLVHPTTGDITLGSTTTPACDCHHTPATPAKEPRVQLPAVRLTPAGLVAAVAGGAGLVLVVGAVLVSMLLAVAITGASVAVCAVVLRSLINGQNRR, from the coding sequence ATGATCCGCCCCAAGATCCCGGTCAACCCGCTCCCGACCGGCCTCGTCGCCCCGCTCGTCCACCCGACCACCGGCGACATCACGCTCGGCTCGACCACTACCCCGGCCTGCGACTGCCACCACACCCCGGCCACGCCGGCCAAGGAGCCCCGCGTCCAGCTCCCCGCCGTCCGCCTCACTCCGGCTGGCCTCGTCGCCGCCGTCGCGGGTGGAGCCGGACTCGTCCTCGTCGTCGGGGCGGTCCTGGTCTCCATGCTCCTCGCGGTCGCCATCACCGGCGCCTCGGTCGCCGTCTGCGCCGTCGTCCTGCGCTCGCTCATCAACGGGCAGAACCGTCGCTGA